The following are from one region of the Gaiellales bacterium genome:
- a CDS encoding type II 3-dehydroquinate dehydratase: protein MQVAVLNGVNLNMLGQRDPEMYGTLTLAQLETMIYGWAKGLNATARCWQTNSEGEYVTMIHEAVTGTDGLIVNPGAWTHYSYAIRDALEIFPRPVVEVHLSDVESREEWRRTSVITDVVSHRILGKGPDGYRMALEHLAEATS from the coding sequence ATGCAGGTCGCAGTCCTGAACGGCGTCAACCTGAACATGCTCGGGCAGCGCGATCCGGAGATGTACGGCACCCTGACGCTGGCGCAGCTCGAGACGATGATCTACGGGTGGGCGAAGGGCCTGAACGCCACCGCGCGCTGCTGGCAGACGAACAGCGAGGGGGAGTACGTGACGATGATCCACGAGGCGGTGACCGGCACCGACGGCCTGATCGTGAACCCGGGCGCCTGGACGCACTACAGCTACGCGATCCGCGACGCGCTCGAGATCTTCCCCCGGCCGGTGGTCGAGGTCCACCTCTCCGACGTCGAGTCGCGCGAGGAGTGGCGGCGCACGTCCGTGATCACCGACGTCGTCTCGCACCGCATCCTCGGGAAGGGCCCGGACGGCTACCGCATGGCGCTCGAGCACCTGGCGGAGGCCACCTCATGA
- the recN gene encoding DNA repair protein RecN, with protein MLLRLHIDNLALIERADLEPAAGLNVLTGETGAGKTMLAEAIGLLAGAQPASGLVGPHGEEAYVEAEFDLPDGFFDAPELEAVAGLRPDGEDTLVVARRLLASGRSRALVWGRTCARSDLEALGERLLEVSSQHEARRLAQPARQLELLDGYAGTEALVAAMAEAWRERRSAEAALEAARAEAAESARHRLDLEDLVARTDAAAVEPGEPEALRAESVRLRHLDDLVAAAAAAAELLSPAEGEGAQALTARAAEVVAPAGEYEHGLAATAAELRDAAARLQDAAVDLRGFVEGVEADPGRLEHVESRLETFTQLERRYAAPLDRVLAMAADARTSLERLDGSEAELGRLAEAAEAASERARACAAKLTKARAAAAATFARAVESELADLGMADARFGVRLEPVDVGPRGADRAVLELAANPGLPAGPVADTASGGELSRIALAIRVAARAHSGPGVLLLDEVDAGIGGRTARAVAGKLQQVAKGAQVLVITHLPQIAGVADAHFRVEKVPGDPTSTGIVRLDGADLVDELARMLGGEEGDEAARRHAEALRS; from the coding sequence GTGCTGCTCCGACTCCACATCGACAACCTGGCCCTGATCGAGCGGGCCGACCTCGAGCCCGCCGCCGGCCTGAACGTGCTCACCGGCGAGACGGGCGCCGGCAAGACGATGCTGGCCGAGGCCATCGGCCTGCTGGCGGGGGCGCAGCCGGCATCGGGGCTCGTCGGCCCGCACGGCGAGGAGGCCTACGTCGAGGCCGAATTCGACCTGCCCGACGGCTTCTTCGACGCCCCGGAGCTCGAGGCGGTGGCGGGACTTCGGCCCGACGGCGAGGACACGCTGGTGGTCGCACGGCGGTTGCTCGCGAGCGGACGCAGCAGGGCGCTCGTGTGGGGGCGGACATGCGCGCGCAGCGACCTCGAGGCGCTGGGCGAGCGGCTGCTCGAGGTCTCCTCACAGCACGAGGCCCGCCGCCTGGCCCAGCCGGCGCGCCAGCTCGAGCTGCTCGACGGCTACGCGGGCACCGAGGCGCTGGTGGCGGCGATGGCCGAGGCGTGGCGCGAGCGGCGATCGGCCGAGGCGGCGCTCGAGGCGGCGCGGGCGGAGGCGGCCGAGTCGGCCCGGCACCGGCTCGACCTTGAGGATCTGGTCGCCCGCACCGACGCCGCCGCCGTCGAGCCGGGCGAGCCCGAGGCGCTTCGGGCCGAGAGCGTGCGCCTCCGTCACCTCGACGACCTGGTGGCGGCGGCCGCTGCCGCGGCCGAGCTCCTGAGCCCGGCCGAGGGCGAGGGCGCGCAGGCCCTGACGGCGCGCGCGGCCGAGGTGGTCGCGCCGGCCGGCGAGTACGAGCACGGGCTGGCGGCGACCGCGGCCGAGCTGCGCGACGCCGCGGCGCGGTTGCAGGACGCGGCCGTCGACCTGCGCGGCTTCGTCGAGGGCGTCGAGGCCGACCCGGGCCGGCTGGAGCACGTGGAGTCGCGGCTCGAGACGTTCACCCAGCTCGAGCGCCGCTACGCCGCGCCGCTCGACCGGGTGCTGGCGATGGCGGCCGACGCCCGCACGTCGCTCGAGCGCCTGGACGGCTCCGAGGCCGAGCTCGGGCGGCTGGCCGAGGCGGCCGAGGCCGCGTCCGAGCGCGCCCGCGCGTGCGCGGCGAAGCTGACGAAGGCGCGGGCGGCGGCGGCCGCGACGTTCGCCCGGGCGGTGGAGTCCGAGCTGGCCGACCTCGGCATGGCCGACGCCCGCTTCGGCGTTCGGCTCGAGCCGGTCGACGTCGGCCCGCGCGGCGCCGACCGGGCCGTGCTCGAGCTGGCGGCCAATCCGGGCCTGCCGGCCGGGCCGGTGGCGGACACCGCGTCGGGCGGCGAGCTCTCGCGGATCGCGCTCGCGATCCGCGTGGCGGCCCGTGCCCACTCCGGGCCGGGCGTGCTGCTGCTCGACGAGGTCGACGCCGGCATCGGCGGCCGTACCGCCCGGGCGGTCGCGGGCAAGCTGCAGCAGGTCGCCAAGGGCGCCCAGGTGCTCGTGATCACGCACCTGCCCCAGATCGCCGGCGTCGCCGACGCCCATTTCCGGGTCGAGAAGGTGCCGGGCGACCCGACGTCGACGGGGATCGTCCGCCTCGACGGCGCCGACCTCGTCGACGAGCTGGCGCGGATGCTCGGCGGGGAGGAGGGAGACGAGGCCGCCCGCCGCCACGCCGAGGCGCTGCGGAGCTGA
- a CDS encoding Xaa-Pro peptidase family protein, with amino-acid sequence MSYDRRLAAARAAMEEAGVGAMVVSGLVNIRYLTGFTGSNALVVIGPEAATLLTDFRYQTASEPLRAWVDIELAERDVIRTAADRLGDLAGGAERIGFEPALLTVERHAILAEAHAGLTAAPGLVEKLRVVKDDAELDAIRASAALIEPVYAAIAEEGLIGRGEREVAWHVRELFHSGGADDIAFDTIVASHERGAQPHAKPAAVSIGADTLVTIDLGCMLDGYGSDCTRTFATGTPPPELARAYDVCLEAQLAAMDAIRPGIPASAVDLAARSVIEDAGHGERFGHPTGHGVGLEIHEAPRVGAKTTATLEPGMVVTVEPGIYLPGVGGVRIEDLVIVSATGGERLTMYPKELVTVG; translated from the coding sequence ATGAGCTACGACCGCAGGCTGGCCGCCGCCCGCGCGGCGATGGAGGAGGCCGGCGTCGGCGCGATGGTCGTCTCGGGCCTCGTGAACATCCGCTACCTGACCGGTTTCACGGGCTCGAACGCGCTCGTCGTGATCGGGCCGGAGGCCGCCACGCTCCTGACCGACTTCCGCTACCAGACGGCCTCCGAGCCGCTGCGCGCCTGGGTCGACATCGAGCTGGCCGAGCGCGATGTGATCCGCACCGCCGCCGATCGCCTCGGCGACCTGGCGGGCGGGGCCGAGCGGATCGGCTTCGAGCCGGCCCTGCTCACCGTCGAACGGCACGCGATCCTGGCCGAGGCGCACGCGGGACTCACCGCGGCTCCGGGGCTGGTCGAGAAGCTGCGCGTGGTGAAGGACGACGCCGAGCTCGATGCGATCCGCGCCTCGGCGGCGCTGATCGAGCCCGTCTACGCGGCGATCGCGGAGGAGGGGCTGATCGGGCGCGGGGAGCGCGAGGTCGCCTGGCACGTGCGCGAGCTCTTCCACTCAGGCGGCGCGGACGACATCGCCTTCGACACGATCGTCGCCTCGCACGAGCGCGGTGCCCAGCCGCATGCGAAGCCGGCGGCCGTGTCAATTGGCGCGGACACGCTCGTGACGATCGACCTGGGGTGCATGCTCGACGGCTACGGCTCCGACTGCACACGCACGTTCGCGACCGGGACGCCGCCGCCGGAGCTGGCCCGCGCCTACGACGTCTGCCTCGAGGCGCAGCTCGCCGCGATGGACGCGATCCGCCCCGGCATCCCCGCGAGCGCGGTCGACCTGGCGGCGCGATCGGTGATCGAGGACGCCGGCCACGGCGAGCGCTTCGGCCACCCCACCGGCCACGGGGTCGGCCTCGAGATCCACGAGGCGCCGCGGGTCGGCGCGAAGACCACTGCAACCCTGGAGCCGGGGATGGTCGTCACAGTCGAGCCGGGTATCTACCTGCCCGGCGTCGGCGGCGTGCGGATCGAGGATCTCGTCATCGTCTCGGCGACCGGAGGCGAGCGATTGACCATGTACCCTAAGGAACTCGTGACGGTCGGGTAG
- a CDS encoding NAD(+)/NADH kinase encodes MSNERSQMPSPAPERIAVSRVAVMVHGKPEAIGDALERLRGVAAACGVEVGDDGDAEADLAVVLGGDGTMLRALQRYLGTGVPALGVNFGRVGFLTSIEADDLEDGLQRVFAGEFDVVELPTITATTAGGRVSGVNDVVLATAIQGRMAVIEWSVDGQSLGELGCDGVIVASPTGSTAYNLSAGGPVLAWGTDGFVVTFVSPHSLHARSMVLGRSHLVQLRNRSLDVPVQVIVDGHTAARIEPGGHLDVRQSDESATLARVQGTSFFRRYLQTFSH; translated from the coding sequence ATGTCGAACGAGCGATCGCAGATGCCGTCGCCGGCGCCTGAGCGCATCGCCGTCTCGCGGGTCGCCGTGATGGTGCACGGCAAGCCCGAGGCCATCGGCGACGCGCTCGAGCGGCTGCGCGGAGTGGCGGCCGCGTGCGGCGTCGAGGTCGGCGACGACGGCGACGCAGAGGCGGATCTGGCCGTGGTGCTGGGCGGCGACGGCACGATGCTGCGCGCCCTCCAGCGCTACCTGGGCACCGGCGTCCCCGCCCTGGGCGTGAACTTCGGCCGTGTCGGTTTCCTCACGAGCATCGAGGCGGATGACCTCGAAGACGGGCTCCAGCGGGTCTTCGCGGGCGAGTTCGACGTGGTCGAGCTGCCCACGATCACGGCGACCACGGCCGGCGGGCGCGTGTCAGGCGTGAACGACGTCGTGCTTGCGACCGCCATCCAGGGCCGCATGGCGGTGATCGAGTGGAGCGTCGACGGCCAGTCGCTCGGCGAGCTCGGCTGCGACGGTGTGATCGTCGCGTCGCCGACCGGGTCGACGGCGTACAACCTCTCCGCCGGCGGGCCGGTGCTGGCATGGGGGACGGACGGCTTCGTGGTGACGTTCGTCTCGCCGCACTCCCTGCACGCCCGTTCGATGGTGCTCGGGCGCTCGCATCTGGTGCAGCTGCGTAACCGCTCGCTCGACGTCCCCGTGCAGGTGATCGTCGACGGCCACACGGCCGCGCGCATCGAGCCGGGCGGGCACCTGGACGTGCGCCAGTCCGACGAGAGCGCCACCCTCGCGCGGGTCCAGGGCACGTCGTTCTTCCGTCGCTACCTGCAGACGTTCAGCCACTAG
- a CDS encoding TlyA family RNA methyltransferase yields the protein MSGSTRLDVVMAERGVAESRSRAQALIMAGRVIVDGAVVTKAGTPVAPAASIELVAPPRYVSRGGEKLETALRAFGVEVAGARCLDVGSSTGGFTDCLLQHGAAHVVCVDVGRNQLHERLRADARVTVMEGVNARHLEPDMLPYRPELVTADVSFISLRLVLTPVLACADPVWRALVLVKPQFEVGKGETRRGVVRDPEVRRRVLREFSGFATGLGAAVLGVCDSCVPGPAGNREYVVDLAAAGHPAAQEREPDVERAIADAVAGA from the coding sequence GTGAGCGGCTCCACCCGCCTCGACGTGGTGATGGCGGAGCGCGGCGTCGCCGAGTCGCGCAGCCGCGCCCAGGCGCTCATCATGGCCGGCCGGGTGATCGTCGATGGTGCCGTCGTGACGAAGGCGGGGACGCCGGTCGCGCCCGCGGCGAGCATCGAGCTCGTGGCGCCGCCGCGCTACGTCTCCCGGGGCGGCGAGAAGCTCGAGACGGCCCTGCGGGCGTTCGGCGTGGAGGTCGCCGGCGCGCGCTGCCTCGACGTCGGCAGCTCGACCGGCGGCTTCACCGACTGCCTGCTCCAGCACGGGGCGGCGCACGTCGTCTGCGTCGACGTCGGCCGAAACCAGCTCCACGAGCGCCTGCGCGCCGACGCGCGGGTGACGGTGATGGAGGGCGTGAACGCGCGCCACCTCGAGCCGGACATGCTGCCCTACCGGCCCGAGCTCGTCACTGCGGACGTCTCGTTCATCTCGCTGCGGCTCGTGCTGACACCGGTGCTGGCGTGCGCCGATCCCGTCTGGCGGGCGCTCGTGCTCGTGAAGCCGCAGTTCGAGGTGGGCAAGGGCGAGACCCGCCGCGGCGTCGTCCGCGATCCCGAGGTGCGCCGGCGCGTGCTGCGGGAGTTCAGCGGCTTTGCCACGGGCTTGGGCGCGGCCGTCCTCGGGGTATGCGATTCTTGTGTCCCGGGCCCTGCGGGGAACCGGGAGTACGTCGTCGATCTCGCCGCGGCCGGACACCCGGCGGCGCAGGAGCGTGAACCGGATGTCGAACGAGCGATCGCAGATGCCGTCGCCGGCGCCTGA
- the nusB gene encoding transcription antitermination factor NusB, with product MTESRRTQRRAAAFLLYQRDLTGSEFPPLYEAYERDNGTPPGAFARNAAEGAWAERERLDAVIDAAALEWTAERMAVLERSILRLAVWELSTGEVPAGVAIDEAVTLAKRYASPEAGALVNGILGRVAREQGVGK from the coding sequence GTGACCGAGAGCCGGCGCACCCAGCGGCGGGCCGCCGCCTTCCTGCTCTACCAGCGCGATCTGACCGGCTCCGAGTTTCCGCCGCTGTACGAGGCCTATGAGCGCGACAACGGCACGCCGCCGGGCGCCTTCGCCCGGAACGCGGCCGAGGGGGCCTGGGCCGAGCGCGAGCGGCTCGATGCGGTGATCGACGCCGCGGCACTCGAGTGGACGGCCGAGCGGATGGCGGTTCTCGAGCGCAGCATCCTGCGGCTGGCCGTATGGGAGCTGTCGACGGGCGAGGTGCCGGCCGGGGTCGCGATCGACGAGGCGGTCACGCTCGCCAAGCGCTACGCCTCGCCCGAGGCCGGCGCGCTCGTGAACGGGATCCTGGGCCGGGTGGCCCGCGAGCAGGGGGTGGGGAAGTAG
- a CDS encoding acetyl-CoA carboxylase biotin carboxylase subunit — protein sequence MLKRVLIANRGEAAVRIVRACHDLGIEAVAVYSTADRDGLWVRLADRAVCVGPHQPSESYLHVANLVAAAETTGCDAVHPGWGFLAESATFVRACTENGLVFVGPPAESMEVMGDKSRARTAMQAAGVPLVPGSTDRLSGADHARSVAAQLGYPVLLKAVAGGGGKGMRLVGDPADIEDAYGLASSEALASFGDGDMYLEKAVVNPRHVEMQVLADGEGGVLVLGERDCSVQRRHQKLIEEGPSPALDAATREQMAEAATLACTGCGYRNAGTVEFLLDTHGRFYFIEMNTRLQVEHPVSELVTGVDLACQQLLIAGGGSLPATGLATLRGHAIEFRINCEDPSNDFRPAAGTVTTLEAPLGPGVRLDTHAYSGYKVPPFYDSLLAKLIVWGADRAEALARARRALGELGIEGVRTTRELFLDVVNEPRFVSGHYTTAYLDDARAALPSLGTEMAA from the coding sequence ATGCTGAAGCGCGTCCTGATCGCGAACCGGGGCGAGGCCGCGGTGCGGATCGTGCGCGCCTGCCACGACCTCGGCATCGAGGCGGTGGCCGTCTACTCGACCGCCGACCGCGACGGCCTGTGGGTGCGGCTGGCCGACCGGGCGGTCTGCGTCGGCCCGCACCAACCCTCCGAGAGCTATCTGCACGTCGCGAACCTGGTCGCGGCGGCCGAGACGACCGGCTGCGACGCCGTCCATCCCGGCTGGGGCTTCCTGGCCGAGAGCGCGACGTTCGTGCGCGCCTGCACCGAGAACGGCCTCGTGTTCGTCGGCCCGCCGGCCGAGTCGATGGAGGTGATGGGCGACAAGAGCCGCGCCCGCACGGCCATGCAGGCGGCGGGGGTGCCGCTCGTGCCCGGCTCGACCGACCGGCTGAGCGGCGCCGACCACGCCCGCAGCGTCGCCGCGCAGCTGGGCTACCCGGTGCTCCTGAAGGCCGTCGCCGGCGGCGGCGGCAAGGGCATGCGCCTGGTCGGTGACCCGGCCGACATCGAGGACGCCTACGGCCTCGCCTCCTCCGAGGCGCTGGCCTCCTTCGGCGACGGCGACATGTACCTGGAGAAGGCGGTCGTGAACCCGCGCCACGTCGAGATGCAGGTGCTGGCCGACGGCGAGGGCGGGGTGCTCGTGCTGGGCGAGCGCGACTGCTCCGTCCAGCGCCGCCATCAGAAGCTGATCGAGGAGGGCCCGTCGCCGGCGCTCGACGCCGCCACCCGCGAGCAGATGGCCGAGGCGGCCACGCTGGCCTGCACCGGCTGCGGCTACCGCAACGCCGGCACGGTCGAGTTCCTGCTCGACACCCACGGGCGCTTCTACTTCATCGAGATGAACACCCGGCTCCAGGTCGAGCACCCCGTGTCCGAGCTCGTGACCGGCGTCGACCTGGCCTGCCAGCAGCTGCTGATCGCCGGCGGCGGCTCGCTGCCCGCGACCGGCCTCGCGACGCTGCGCGGGCACGCGATCGAGTTCCGCATCAACTGCGAGGACCCGAGCAACGACTTCCGCCCGGCCGCCGGCACCGTGACGACCCTGGAAGCACCCCTCGGCCCCGGCGTGCGCCTCGACACCCACGCCTACTCGGGCTACAAGGTGCCGCCGTTCTACGACTCGCTGCTGGCCAAGCTGATCGTGTGGGGGGCCGACCGGGCCGAGGCGCTGGCCCGGGCCCGGCGGGCCCTGGGCGAGCTCGGCATCGAGGGCGTGCGGACGACCCGCGAGCTGTTCCTCGACGTCGTGAACGAGCCCCGCTTCGTGTCCGGCCACTACACGACCGCCTACCTCGACGACGCGCGCGCGGCGCTGCCGTCCCTGGGCACGGAGATGGCGGCATGA
- a CDS encoding response regulator transcription factor — MDERVLLVEDDASIREVVGIGLRQAGMRVTGVGDGGEALAQFRTASYDVVLLDVMLPSIDGFDVLRELRRSSRVPVVMLTARTETVDVVVGLELGADDYVTKPFEMPELVARVRAVLRRAAGQPEPSAFAAAGIEIDAAAFQARRDGADLGLTTTEFKLLLALARHRGQVLSREQLLDQVWGYDYLGDSRLVDVAVKRLRAKVEEDPTQPCLIETVRGVGYRFAVTSP, encoded by the coding sequence GTGGACGAACGGGTGCTCCTGGTCGAGGACGACGCCTCCATCCGGGAGGTCGTCGGCATCGGCCTGCGGCAGGCCGGGATGCGCGTGACCGGAGTCGGCGACGGGGGCGAGGCGCTGGCGCAGTTCCGCACGGCCTCCTACGACGTCGTCCTGCTCGACGTGATGCTGCCGTCCATCGACGGGTTCGACGTGCTGCGGGAGCTGCGCCGCTCGAGCCGCGTGCCCGTCGTCATGCTGACCGCGAGGACGGAGACCGTCGACGTCGTCGTCGGGCTCGAGCTCGGCGCGGACGACTACGTCACGAAGCCCTTCGAGATGCCCGAGCTGGTCGCGCGCGTGCGAGCGGTGCTGCGGCGGGCCGCGGGACAGCCCGAGCCGTCGGCGTTCGCCGCCGCCGGGATCGAGATCGACGCGGCGGCCTTCCAGGCCCGCCGGGACGGCGCCGACCTCGGGCTCACGACCACCGAGTTCAAGCTGCTGCTCGCCCTCGCCCGCCACCGCGGCCAGGTGCTGAGCCGCGAGCAGCTGCTCGACCAGGTGTGGGGCTACGACTACCTCGGCGACTCCCGCCTCGTCGACGTCGCCGTGAAGCGGCTGCGCGCCAAGGTCGAGGAGGACCCCACGCAGCCCTGTCTGATCGAGACCGTGCGCGGCGTGGGCTACCGCTTCGCCGTTACGTCGCCGTAA
- a CDS encoding GNAT family N-acetyltransferase has product MSAPEITLFDPARVDDLEPLWRSLHAHHREVSALPVLADDDLSWQRRRAWYGRLLADGEGFVVVARDGDTPVGYALVEVRDGADDTWPYGRRMAEVVTLSVAPDSRGGGIGTALMDAVDAELERRGVDSLEVAVMAGNDRARAFYERRGLRVGELLLFRFGDRA; this is encoded by the coding sequence ATGAGCGCGCCGGAGATCACCCTGTTCGACCCCGCCCGGGTGGACGACCTGGAGCCGCTGTGGCGCTCGCTCCACGCCCACCATCGCGAGGTCTCTGCCCTGCCCGTGCTGGCCGACGACGACCTCTCCTGGCAGCGGCGCCGGGCCTGGTACGGGCGCCTGCTCGCCGACGGCGAGGGGTTCGTGGTCGTCGCCCGGGACGGCGACACCCCCGTCGGGTATGCCCTCGTCGAGGTGCGCGACGGCGCCGACGACACCTGGCCCTACGGCCGCCGGATGGCCGAGGTCGTGACGCTCTCGGTGGCGCCCGACAGCCGCGGCGGCGGGATCGGGACGGCCCTCATGGACGCCGTCGACGCCGAGCTCGAGCGGCGCGGCGTGGACTCGCTCGAGGTCGCGGTCATGGCCGGGAACGACCGCGCCCGGGCGTTCTACGAGCGCCGCGGCCTCCGGGTCGGCGAGCTGCTCCTCTTCCGCTTCGGCGACCGCGCGTGA
- a CDS encoding Asp23/Gls24 family envelope stress response protein — MSVRLGGATVADEAIVSMVRGAVAGVPGARLDLPGRVSRRIPGRRGPVEWTVKGGSIGFDVDVCAAYGCVLPKLAVSVRDAVAEHVGAMTGLTVRVVDVTVTGIDRAGGER; from the coding sequence ATGAGCGTGCGCCTGGGCGGTGCGACGGTGGCCGACGAGGCGATCGTCTCGATGGTGCGCGGCGCCGTCGCCGGCGTCCCCGGCGCCCGCCTCGACCTGCCCGGCCGCGTCTCCCGGCGGATCCCCGGCCGCCGCGGCCCCGTCGAGTGGACGGTGAAGGGCGGCTCGATCGGGTTCGACGTCGACGTGTGCGCGGCGTACGGGTGCGTGCTGCCGAAGCTCGCCGTTTCGGTGCGCGACGCCGTCGCCGAGCACGTCGGCGCGATGACCGGGCTCACCGTGCGCGTGGTCGACGTCACGGTCACGGGGATCGACCGGGCCGGAGGAGAGCGGTGA
- the accB gene encoding acetyl-CoA carboxylase biotin carboxyl carrier protein, translating into MTRIVDTTVRLLSQQPLAGNASTATVLEVAEMLDGAGFAGLEVSGGGCFDAAVRRGVESPWDRIRALKARCTRTPLQIAVRGRFLVGSKPVSDDLVRRFILSAAESGIDIFRLHDPMNDVENLVPAAAAVREAGGRLYAGLAFSGQMGNLERVVEKARRLADLGAERVLLHDSAGALDPGVCGTVLERLADAAGVPAGLYCQGTGGKALAMAVEAARHGADPIAVAAYPVASLLNRVAVEVLGESLASLELEHGVDVERMWEASRFIDAQVTSKMPALPVPPRIILRTAITRLPVGLVAEIDARLRSADALDRLDEVLTELNAVRADCGTAPLAAPIGGILAGQAVKHVLTARRWAEVSDEMRALLSGAYGEPPLPFAPEAAAHATEMPTEPGLDMDDLRSQAGGLGSEEDLLLLALFGDAAARLLDTLRGRGDEDSSGDVIDAGQSARIRELVRLVEGSDVGELTVEDGPLRITVRKQEDRPPAPIFMPAATGAAPANGETHDPEVSSAIRIESPMVGTFYRSPSPAQPAFVAEGDRVEVGQTLCILEAMKLFNEYKSDHAGIIRRILVENAEPVEYGQPLFELEPA; encoded by the coding sequence GTGACCCGCATCGTCGACACCACCGTACGGCTCCTGTCGCAGCAGCCGCTGGCCGGGAACGCCTCCACGGCGACCGTGCTCGAGGTGGCGGAGATGCTCGACGGCGCCGGCTTCGCCGGGCTCGAGGTCTCGGGCGGGGGCTGCTTCGACGCGGCCGTGCGCCGCGGCGTCGAGAGCCCATGGGACCGGATCCGGGCGCTGAAGGCGCGCTGCACGCGCACGCCGCTCCAGATCGCGGTGCGCGGCCGCTTCCTGGTCGGCTCGAAGCCGGTCTCGGACGACCTCGTGCGCCGCTTCATCCTCTCCGCCGCCGAGAGCGGGATCGACATCTTCCGGCTGCACGACCCGATGAACGACGTCGAGAACCTGGTCCCGGCGGCCGCCGCCGTGCGCGAGGCGGGCGGGCGCCTCTACGCCGGCCTCGCCTTCTCGGGCCAGATGGGCAACCTCGAGCGGGTCGTCGAGAAGGCCCGCCGGCTGGCCGACCTGGGCGCCGAGCGGGTGCTCCTGCACGACTCCGCCGGCGCGCTCGATCCGGGCGTGTGCGGCACGGTGCTCGAGCGCCTGGCCGACGCGGCCGGCGTCCCGGCCGGCCTCTACTGCCAGGGGACGGGCGGCAAGGCGCTCGCGATGGCGGTCGAGGCGGCCCGCCACGGCGCCGACCCGATCGCGGTCGCGGCCTACCCGGTCGCCTCGCTCCTGAACCGGGTGGCGGTCGAGGTGCTCGGCGAGTCGCTCGCCAGCCTCGAGCTCGAGCACGGCGTCGACGTCGAGCGGATGTGGGAGGCGTCGCGCTTCATCGACGCCCAGGTGACCTCGAAGATGCCGGCACTGCCGGTGCCGCCGCGGATCATCCTGCGCACGGCCATCACCCGTCTTCCGGTCGGCCTGGTGGCCGAGATCGACGCCCGGCTGCGCTCGGCCGACGCGCTCGACCGGCTGGACGAGGTGCTGACCGAGCTGAACGCGGTGCGGGCGGACTGCGGCACCGCCCCGCTGGCGGCGCCGATAGGCGGCATCCTGGCCGGCCAGGCGGTGAAGCACGTCCTCACGGCCCGGCGCTGGGCGGAGGTGTCCGACGAGATGCGCGCGCTCCTCTCCGGCGCCTACGGCGAGCCGCCGCTGCCGTTCGCTCCCGAGGCGGCCGCGCATGCGACCGAGATGCCGACGGAGCCCGGCCTCGACATGGACGACCTGCGCTCCCAGGCCGGCGGTCTGGGCAGCGAGGAGGACCTGCTCCTGCTGGCGCTGTTCGGCGACGCCGCCGCGCGCCTGCTCGACACGCTGCGCGGCCGCGGCGACGAGGACTCCTCCGGCGACGTGATCGACGCCGGCCAGTCAGCCCGCATCCGCGAGCTGGTGCGCCTCGTCGAGGGCTCCGACGTCGGCGAGCTGACGGTCGAGGACGGCCCGCTGCGCATCACGGTGCGCAAGCAGGAGGATCGCCCGCCGGCGCCGATCTTCATGCCGGCCGCGACCGGCGCGGCGCCCGCGAACGGCGAGACCCACGATCCAGAAGTGTCGTCGGCGATCCGGATCGAGTCGCCGATGGTGGGGACGTTCTACCGCTCGCCGTCGCCGGCGCAGCCGGCCTTCGTCGCCGAGGGCGACCGGGTCGAGGTCGGCCAGACGCTCTGCATCCTCGAGGCGATGAAGCTGTTCAACGAGTACAAGTCCGACCACGCCGGGATCATCCGCCGCATCCTGGTGGAGAACGCCGAGCCGGTCGAATACGGGCAGCCGCTCTTCGAGCTCGAGCCGGCGTGA
- the efp gene encoding elongation factor P, which produces MISTNQFKNGMHIEVDGTVYRIVEFQHVKPGKGGAFVRTKLKALASGGVVDKTFRAGEKMPRIHTEVSNVTYLYNDGSDVVLMDAETFEQIQLPADSLTDELRFMKENDTVQLLLVDGKPSSLQLPASVELEVVETEPGVRGDTVSNVTKPATLETGAVVSVPMFVNVGERIKVDTREARYISRA; this is translated from the coding sequence ATGATCTCCACCAACCAGTTCAAGAACGGGATGCACATCGAGGTGGACGGCACCGTCTACCGGATCGTGGAGTTCCAGCACGTGAAGCCGGGCAAGGGCGGCGCCTTCGTGCGCACGAAGCTGAAGGCGCTCGCGTCGGGCGGCGTCGTCGACAAGACCTTCCGGGCGGGGGAGAAGATGCCCCGCATCCACACCGAGGTCTCGAACGTCACCTACCTCTACAACGACGGCTCGGACGTGGTGCTGATGGACGCCGAGACCTTCGAGCAGATCCAGCTTCCGGCCGACTCGCTCACCGACGAGCTGCGCTTCATGAAGGAGAACGACACCGTCCAGCTGCTGCTCGTCGACGGCAAGCCGTCGAGCCTGCAGCTGCCGGCCTCGGTCGAGCTCGAGGTGGTCGAGACCGAGCCCGGCGTCCGCGGTGACACCGTCTCCAACGTGACCAAGCCGGCGACGCTCGAGACGGGCGCGGTCGTGTCGGTGCCGATGTTCGTGAACGTCGGCGAGCGCATCAAGGTGGACACGCGCGAGGCGCGCTACATCTCCCGCGCGTGA